The Balearica regulorum gibbericeps isolate bBalReg1 chromosome 5, bBalReg1.pri, whole genome shotgun sequence genome window below encodes:
- the RAD51 gene encoding DNA repair protein RAD51 homolog 1, whose product MAMQVQFEANADTSAEDESFGPQLISRLEQCGINANDVKKLEEAGFHTVEAVAYAPKKELLNIKGISEAKADKILAEAAKLVPMGFTTATEFHQRRSEIIQITTGSKELDKLLQGGIETGSITELFGEFRTGKTQLCHTLAVTCQLPIDRGGGEGKAMYIDTEGTFRPERLLAVAERYGLSGSDVLDNVAYARGFNTDHQTQLLYQASAMMAESRYALLIVDSATALYRTDYSGRGELSARQMHLARFLRMLLRLADEFGVAVVITNQVVAQVDGAAMFAADPKKPIGGNIIAHASTTRLYLRKGRGETRICKIYDSPCLPEAEAMFAINADGVGDAKD is encoded by the exons ATGGCTATGCAGGTGCAGTTCGAGGCAAACGCAGACACATCAGCAGAGGACGAGAGCTTTGGACCACAGCTCATATCTAGGTTAGAG CAATGTGGTATAAATGCAAATGATGTGAAGAAATTAGAAGAAGCTGGATTTCACACAGTTGAGGCTGTTGCTTATGCACCAAAGAAGGAGCTACTAAATATTAAAGGCATCAGTGAAGCTAAAGCTGACAAAATCTTG gCTGAAGCAGCTAAACTGGTTCCGATGGGTTTCACCACAGCGACAGAATTCCACCAGCGAAGGTCAGAGATCATCCAGATCACCACTGGGTCCAAAGAACTTGATAAACTTCTTCAAg gagGAATAGAAACAGGGTCCATAACAGAGTTATTTGGGGAGTTTCGTACTGGAAAAACACAGTTGTGTCATACCCTGGCAGTAACCTGTCAA CTTCCCATTGACCGAGGCGGCGGTGAAGGAAAAGCTATGTACATTGACACTGAAGGGACCTTCCGTCCAGAACGCCTTCTTGCTGTGGCTGAAAG GTATGGCTTGTCAGGCAGTGACGTCCTAGATAACGTGGCGTATGCTCGAGGGTTTAACACAGATCATCAGACCCAGCTCCTGTATCAGGCATCTGCTATGATGGCTGAGTCACG GTATGCGCTGCTGATAGTGGACAGTGCCACAGCCCTTTATCGGACAGATTACTCGGGAAGAGGGGAGCTGTCAGCTAGACAGATGCATCTGGCCCGATTTCTGCGTATGCTTCTCCGACTTGCCGATGAG TTTGGTGTGGCAGTTGTGATCACTAACCAAGTGGTAGCACAAGTAGATGGAGCAGCCATGTTTGCTGCAGATCCCAAAAAACCTATTGGAGGAAATATCATAGCTCATGCTTCCACCACGAG ACTGTATCTGCGAAAAGGCCGAGGTGAAACCAGAATATGTAAAATTTATGACTCTCCTTGCCTTCCTGAGGCTGAAGCGATGTTTGCTATTAACGCTGATGGAGTGGGAGATGCTAAAGACTGA